From the genome of Vicia villosa cultivar HV-30 ecotype Madison, WI linkage group LG2, Vvil1.0, whole genome shotgun sequence, one region includes:
- the LOC131648277 gene encoding AP2-like ethylene-responsive transcription factor PLT2, producing the protein MNSNNWLSFPLSPTHPSPLQPQSHHQHHFSLGTLVNDNMLETPFQNHDWNLMNTLSHSHNHNHSTSNEVPKVADFLGVNSKSTTENESDLAAFNEINNHSSDNYFFMPLQINSALEPTSSNSYDQYQENGNNNLQSLTLSMGSGTKDSTCETSGENNNTIVEAAAPKRALDTFGQRTSIYRGVTRHRWTGRYEAHLWDNTCRREGQSRKGRQVYLGGYDKEEKAARAYDLAALKYWGTSTTTNFPISNYEKEVEEMKNMTRQEFVASIRRKSSGFSRGASMYRGVTRHHQHGRWQARIGRVAGNKDLYLGTFSTEEEAAEAYDIAAIKFRGLSAVTNFDMNRYEVKAILESNTLPIGGGAAKRLKEAQALECSRKREQEMVALQYGLGSSSSSRLELQGYPLMQFEQQTHHQQQQQQQPLLTLQNQEVYPSSFHDQSYLQTQLQLHQQQQGGFYSYNGDYSIQNHPGLMENNDGCGGYIGNNNNNNVMGETADYDMSSGGYGGWSAGDSMQGSNGGGGGVFTMWNGLSN; encoded by the exons ATGAACTCAAACAACTGGCTCTCCTTTCCACTTTCTCCAACTCATCCTTCTCCATTACAACCTCAATCTCATCATCAGCATCATTTTTCTCTTGGAACATTAGTCAATGACAACATGTTGGAAACCCCTTTCCAAAACCATG ATTGGAATCTGATGAATACTCTCAGTCACAGTCACAATCACAATCACAGTACTAGCAACGAAGTTCCAAAGGTTGCAGattttcttggtgtgaacagcAAGAGTACTACTGAAAATGAGTCAGATCTTGCAGCCTTTAATGAAATCAATAATCATTCTTCAGATAACTACTTCTTCATGCCACTACAAATCAACTCAGCTTTAGAACCAACTTCTAGCAATAGTTATGATCAATATCAAGAAAACGGTAACAATAATCTGCAGTCGTTGACATTATCAATGGGGAGTGGTACTAAAGATTCTACATGTGAAACCAGTGGCGAAAATAATAACACTATAGTTGAAGCAGCTGCACCTAAAAGGGCTTTGGATACCTTTGGCCAAAGAACATCAATTTATCGCGGTGTAACAAG ACATAGATGGACCGGAAGATATGAAGCTCATCTTTGGGATAATACTTGTAGAAGAGAAGGACAATCAAGAAAAGGTCGCCAAG TCTATTTAGGTGGTTATGACAAAGAAGAAAAAGCAGCAAGAGCTTATGATTTAGCTGCACTAAAGTACTGGGGAACATCCACCACAACAAACTTTCCA ATCAGTAACTATGAGAAGGAAGTTGAAGAAATGAAGAACATGACAAGACAAGAATTTGTTGCATCCATAAGAAGAAAAAGCAGTGGATTTTCAAGGGGTGCATCAATGTATCGCGGAGTCACAAGGCATCACCAACATGGAAGATGGCAAGCGAGAATCGGTCGAGTTGCAGGAAACAAAGATCTCTACTTAGGAACATTCA GTACTGAAGAAGAAGCTGCAGAAGCTTATGATATAGCTGCAATTAAGTTCAGAGGATTAAGCGCGGTAACAAACTTCGACATGAACCGTTACGAAGTGAAGGCGATTCTTGAAAGTAACACTCTTCCTATAGGAGGAGGTGCTGCGAAAAGGTTGAAAGAAGCACAAGCTCTAGAATGTTCTAGAAAAAGAGAACAAGAGATGGTAGCACTTCAATATGGACTAGGATCTTCAAGTTCAAGTAGGTTAGAATTACAAGGTTACCCTTTAATGCAATTTGAACAACAaacacatcatcaacaacaacaacaacaacaacctttgTTGACACTACAAAACCAGGAAGTATATCCGTCGTCGTTTCATGATCAGAGTTATTTACAAACTCAGCTTCAGTTGCATCAACAGCAACAAGGTGGATTTTACAGCTACAATGGTGATTATAGTATTCAGAATCATCCGGGTTTGATGGAGAATAATGATGGGTGTGGAGGGTATATtgggaataataataataacaatgttATGGGAGAAACAGCGGATTACGACATGTCTTCCGGAGGTTATGGAGGTTGGTCGGCGGGAGATTCCATGCAAGGTTCAaatggaggtggtggtggtgtttTCACAATGTGGAATGGTTTGAGTAATTAA